From the genome of Astyanax mexicanus isolate ESR-SI-001 chromosome 3, AstMex3_surface, whole genome shotgun sequence:
ATAATATCAGTTTAACTTGCTACCCCAACTCTCTCTTTTCACGCTtgtccagaataaaaaaaaatacatacccaGGACTTAGGGGAGGGACTTATTATCGCTGATATGTTTTACACACAAGAACACTTTCCAAACCATAGATCCTCTGAAAAAtagttactccagtaaagtaaagATAACCAAAGATAACATactatttaagtaagtaaattttTTGTCATGGAGAGGagttagtgccaaattgaaaagcagaCACTACCGTCTCAGCCCTGCCCCAGGTctgtagtgggttctgattggacagtaatttacatttcattttggcagGAATACAcgctgctcctagacgaaatgtaatcctgtgcattgtgagtTGCTTTTAAACATGTGCAGTGCCACACAGTTGCATTTTAAGAAGGCTTGTGagcaattctgacacaaattcagaTTTTTTCAGAATTTGAAATataaattcttgtgtattgttttcaaataaagagatcaagtgcagtgaaacaTACTTGAATTTGTGAATCCAGAACATGGATGGGTACagaagatggcgctctttcctctcatcactcctagggtgatgtggatcagcacaaggctgcatctgtgagctgatgtatcagaaccgagtcgctgtgcttttctccgagcgttagcactgtgatgctactcggcaatgctcaGCAGTCTtgaccctccttgtgttgtggcattgcTAGTGacgggggatatacagctgactatcgggaatattttttttttaataaatttatacataaacaaaataatcaatgtaggtgtgctgggttaatgCTGGAGATAACACTagcttgtttattttttatatttttgcttttactgATCTGTTCCTAccattttaacaattcaaatgtacattttcatatatgtatatagttcTGACACCATTTCTAGAACACAATGGTAAAGTCTAAATGATGTAATTGTTGTGTCATTTGATTATACTGGTGTTTTTGTGGTGTATTTAGACACACATCACATCCAGCTGCAGTTGAAAGGCTATGACTTCTCCTTGGCTGTGACTCCAGAGGACACGGTGCCGGACAAGCTGAAGCGAACGCAGGAGAACGTCAGAGAGCTGAGCCAAGCTGCCAAAGCCGTGGTGTCTGTGGGTACCAAGCTTCAGGAGTTGGCGAGCTGGATTCTGAAAAAGGAGAAGACCCTGATCCAACAGGTGACGGAGgcagccccaacacaccaggagaaaCAGAGGCTGGTAGGAAACCTCCAGGAGAACCTGCGGGAGGTGAGCAGGGCTAAAGAGCAGAGTCTTCAATACAGGGTGGAGGCTGAGAAACTTCTAAATGAAGCAGGTCTGCTGTCTGGTGTCACtccatgagtttttttttttttatgatagaaAGAGTAATAGTAATTAGCATCGGTTATCAGCTCTGTACTTAAAGAAATACACTGAACATCAGagaaattattacaaaaaaatacttgCTTCAAGAGAAAGTGTCTGCAATACTTTTCTATAACTTATAACAGTCATATTTATTGAGATACACATTGAGAAATAGTGTGTAATGTCATGTACGTGCCTgctcccgcttgttttagtcccgttaagGCGTTATCTCGCCACAAATCGCTTGTTTTAATCCTGCGCCTCCCGCTACATACACATTTTTTCTGCTCCTTTCGCCCTGCCGTCCTTATATGAATTGAATTGATCAAATTTACTGCTTgaaatttacttatgtatttattaaaacagcaatatattGCTGGATAACGCTGATAGCGCCCTAatttcttaccacagtccaaacacatgccgtcaGGTGAATTTGAGATGCTTGCATTCGCTATTAACTTAAAActgcttcctttttttctttgcagcttTCTTTAAGTGCCAGTAGTGCAGTAGTTAAACTCATAAAGTTTATTTTAGAATTTAGAAGAGTTTTCTATGCAGCCTGAGGggcgtggataaaaaaaaaacaattaaattgagtgaacgatatagcagttcatgctcatgttttctttaatttgagtgaacgattgGCAATCCATGCTCACGAGTTCTTTAATTCATGTTCACAATTTCTTAAAAACCATATCAAGTTAAAGTGATGATGTAATGTGTAATTGTATTATCTAACTTTAACACTAGAGCATTGATACTCAgaaggttataaatgtagataactaactatcatcacagcagccctgtaacagatcaagagcaAAAGTTCTACTTTTCCTCCAAGCTTCTTGTCTTAGTGCACATAAAAATGATTTGCTCAAATGAAAGAAATTGTgagcacaaattaaagaaatcatgAGCATGAACTGCTATATCCTTCACTCGATACAGTACTTCTTCAGGAACGGAGCTGAACAGATCctttctgtatttactggaaGCAGGATGTTCTGCAAGAAGTAGTTTGATGGTTtacaaaggaaatttaggaataagTGGGAAACTATaatgaaatacatttataaagaGAACGTGCCATAGTTACATGTCATCTCTTAACCAACCTGAATCTTAGTTTGAATAAATTTTATTAGCTGCTTAGTTTAAAGTAAATGTGTAGATAGTGTTAATatgtcaagtaaaaaaaaatcaaatgtgaaCCTTTTTATTGATGCAGCTTAGTTTCTAATATTATCATGTAAAACGTGATCGTTTTAGTTGTTATTTTAGAATATTCTATTTCATTTGTCTTCAGGGTTTTTTctagacatgtcatctgctggtgttgatccactgtgttttattatcaagtctaaagtcccacaaaatcttacagcacttcatgcttccctctgccactgacaacttttatggtgctggagatttcattttccagcaggacttggcacactgcccacactgccaaaagtaccagttggtcttatataacatgttatataaaTGAGTTTGAAactaattactgaaataaagtaacttcgtGTAAATTATTTCGGATCAAATACAACAAAGCTTTAcaaagaataaaaatacaaagtTCAGACGaagagtattttttattattaattcagaACTGAGACGAAATGGGTTCCAttaaaatgaaacattaaaaagaCTTCTGCATAAGTTAACTGAGCTAACTTTACTATTTACATTTCTGCAATATTtcaaaaagacattaaaacacaatgaaaaatgcttttaattcagATGTTTCTTACAGTTGAAAAAGTAAACACTCTCTCTATGCAAGTTAAGATCATCTCAATACTAAGAAGCTTTTAAGGAACTGGTTCAGTTCAGTCGTAAAATGAGGTAATGTTGCTAACAATAAAAGGAAGTAAACAGATATCGCAAATGACATCATGTGAATTACCTTTTCACTATTCCTTAATCTCTACAGAAAGAAAACCCTACACTATAGAGTATTAAGCATGGTGTTAATGAAGTGTTAAACACTACcaacttatttcttatttctgcTGAAAACTGCACTGATGTTTATGCACTTATGAGTATTGGTTATGATTAAACAAAGGAGAAATTAAATGTGACCCAGGCTCATGGAGGCCTCGATGCTGGAGAAAAAGCTGTGCACTTGTGCTGtgatttatttatgttctctgttCCTTAACCTTTTTTGGAGATCTGTTTCTGCTGTATGGTTTTTGTCAAAACACAGAGGAAAAAAATGTAGGATTGTGATTTTTTTCATCTACacttaataaactaaataaacttgCACATTGTTTAGTGTAGTGAAATATATAACACTAAGAAAATGCCAAAAGGCCAAGTAACTGTGTATTATATcagtatgtgtaaaaaaaaaaccctgttctTATGTCtgtcaatgattttttttttctgtgctttgtattaaaacaaaatctttgtataaaataaaaaggatatGCTGAAAATCGTGTTATATGTGGGttgaattgtattttttattattaaagtagtGTCTTCACTTATATGTATGCATGACAGACAAAATAGCACATATAAACCATAtaatagtaggggtgtgccatatcacaccataaacaataatattgccatcatttttgaataactttttttatttaaaaaataaacaaataatatttaagaattaatttaggtaacagaacagagtgttgagattgagctcctcagtcatcgctACAATAAGatatacaaatatacagaaaaactaatgagggaacttaattttggtcttcccatgatcagATGGGGTAATgggttacggtaacaggactgagtgaaacccagggatacaactaaaagtgtattttaacttaaatattatggatttattatgaaaaatatttctaattcacacaacaatgcaaaaaaaatcacatctctgaaggattttaataattatatttcatggtaaggtttatagttagagagtgggcaCAGGtgacaaatgctatttttttcagtgttctaagtagatTTTACCAATACCAACCAGTACTTACATATCTTTCGTTTGcagttaggtcaatgtacaagacactatgcttaataatgaattttaatgtattttaaagttattttgtgtgcacacttatgcatgtaatttcctggggacagaaatgacaCCAATTCAGTGGAATGGaccttgtattttttttctcagttacaGGTgcgccatatcatattatatcatatcaaacaatcaaattttatttttaatttgttgcagtagtgtattctttttaaaaaaaacttttttttggtcatatcggcaagagtatcgttatcgaaaaaatactatgaaatatcatgatattattatattaagggccatatcgcccacccctactactatTATCTGGTCAGTGAGATTTCTTCTACACTACACTTTAGTATTATTGAATGAGAAAAACCAGGACTACTACCTACCCCGCTCATGGAAATCACATGGTCCCGCCCTCAACGCAATGCGATTGGCTGCTATTTGTGGCCGAGGCGCGTGCTCTTTATATAGTCCTTGGTGATTGGCTGGCGCCGTTGTCCGTTTTGAATAATGCCCCAGATCTAAGGTAGTTTGAGTTGTGAAAGTAATGAAGATGAAGGGCCGGATGTTGATGAATAATTCAGCGGCTTTATGAAGTAGTGGATCTCGGTTTCTCGGCGGAGGAGAAAGCGCGCGGGAGCGGCGGGAGGAGGACCGGGAGGTGATAGTATGATTGTGAGTATTTCTCCCGCGCTCTGCGCGTCTTTagcggctaaccagctagctaacttATCAACCCCCAGCCACATGGATCCGCCGAGACTGCCGGTGTTGTGCTTCTGCTAGCCGGCTAGCAGCGCGCAGCTCCGCGGTGAAGACCGCTGGTGCTGTGGCGGTGCTGGAGTCGCAGTTCGCGGGGGTATAAACACGCGAGTATGTGTTTAATCGGTCACAGAACTCTGTGGagaataaaaacactgtattttatattttagtaaagtttctgaGAGTCTGTTAAGCTCTGTAGACCTGCGAAACGGAGCGGAGCTGTCAGTGAGACTGTGGCCAAAGTGAAGGCTAAACAATAAGTAGCTAGTTAACGCTaactaatgctaacgctaactaatGCTAGTTGAGTAGTTAGCTAGCATGCTGATCAATTAAATTAGCTATAGGTTAATAAATTCTATCAGTTTCTGTAGGTTAATTGTTAGTGTGTTTTATAGCTACAGGTTATATGCCTAAAATTTCAAACTGAGTCAGTTACCCTCCCTCTTCTTTCCTTTCctgggcgatcctgatgagtgccagtttcatcattataacgttaCTCTTTTTGATTGTATttgttgtgactgcacttgaggatactttgcgTATTTAAGCTCTTGGGATGTATTTTctactttacttagttgagtagtttttgcttctcataacatggattagaacattaatgttactcaaatagggctattcactgtataacttTACCTGAAACTCTACCtcatcacaactttacaacttatgctctcaaactaatattattaagaggcaagaaattgaGCTTCAAGtgctccagcagtctaaagcgctgccactatgatcaggagatgctggtttgaatcctgttcatatagcttgccatcagctgccagagccctgtgagagcacagttagtcttgctctctctctgggtcggtacagtagatggtgctcattcccttcatcactcctagggtgatgtggatcagcacaaggctgcatctgtgagctgatgtattagaaccgagtcactgcgctttcctccgagtgcactgtgatgctactcgaaagACACtaaagaggaggagtctgactttacatgtgtcagagggtgcgtgtgctagtcttcaccctcctggtgttggggcatcactagtgatagggggagtcctaatgaatgtgTTAGgttatttgaaataaaaatgtataaaaacgcaagaaattcaagtaatcgaCTCTTGACTTTGAagactctaaaatataaaacattctggtttgtttaacacatttttgtttgctaatcaatttcatgtttttttctccttATAGTATgaatgcttttttatatatatatatatatatatgtatgtgtatatgtatatatgtatatgtgtgttttactTTGCACAGTGCATGTACATATTGCATTGTCTGTgctaaaactatatatttatgaAGCCGTGCAGCTTCACAGCCATTCAGtttgcacagtagagaccagagaccGACATGCATGCTCATTTGGTAGACCCGCCCCTTCCCAAAAAGAAAGCATCTTTAAGCCATATCGTTTTCCCACTGGTTTCCCAGTTTGTCCAATAAGTTTAGTGTGTAATTTCTCAAACAATGATTTACATTTTCATCAAATTACAGAACTGAAGCTCAGctctgttttctctatttgttgcTGAAACAAACTGAAACTACTATGATCCAGTTTAACCCCAGTCATTATTGAAAAGACCAAATAGATACTGAGAGTAGTTCATTAAAATGCACCTCTCAAGTGTGAAATTATAATGTGgcgtagtgctggacgatatggccaaaattcatatcacgatatattccttaatttcggtcgatacgatataatttcgatatcgatataaatacttagaaggccacagaaaactgcgaagaatccctgcaatggaaatatgtacctactactgtctgaaaatttaatttaagtctttgaaacctcctttcacgaaaacattataatacttaagaaataaaaaatagtcaagataaatcaatgctcaattttatttgcatatagcaaaattttagatgcgtagcagacccgagcctagcctagcctagccaaatctagcctagcctagcctagcctagcctatctggctacgtgcctatgtgattacatcatcaggcacagagatagtccagctacggaggctgattgtgttcagctgtgcggcgagctgacgccagtaaaacgcctgtccgtgacagattctgtaaataatacatatcgatataccacaaaaatgatatcaccgttattgaaacatttcttatcgcgataaataccgatatcgaattattgtccaggcctaatgtGGCGTTAACATTTATTCAGCCATTTCTGCTCATTCTTCTCAGCGTACAAAGCCTTCCTGACGCAAGGTCTTTTTTCTCTGAACTTTGAACTCTTTGTGCTGCTGAATGGATTGGTTTAATATTTTGATGCTGTTCAGTTTGGCCTTTTCATGTGTCTAGTTTTCTTCTGTCTGCTCCTCTCTGAGTTATGCTACACATACACTAGATGACTTCAATAGAGTAAAGTGACactctctcacatctaaagacaagtcacagactttttttttttgtcacagactaagattttgcaaagactggggatcttgtaaggtcactatttgcaagactgcaactggattctttctgagattattatttaatattattattaatatatattaatcatattaataatatttgggCCTCaatagtgttggggcatcactagtgatgggggagtcctaataagtgggttgggtaattggccatgtaaattggggagaaatggggataaaaataagaaataaaatataataaagaggcaagaaattcaagttattaccTCCttgagaatctaaaatataaaacatattttgggttgtttaacacttttttttgtttgtttgtttactaaatgatTCAATATGTTATTCTGCATAGTATGGATGTTtttaggattaatctacagtggccatttttttttttttttttttttttaacaatgtaaaaaattaagGTGTTCAAGCTTTGGACTggtagtgtgtgtttatatatagtgattagtgctgggcgatatgggaaaaatcttatatgacgatatggaattttttatatcacgataacgatatatatcataccacattttagtatattttcagttattcttcgaaaaatatgacaaaataatatcattgcttactttttttcaaactttatttcaacgtgacattaaaccaaactttcacaaatgaaaaTTATTACCTtgtagtgcagcaatatatatgtatcaaatgaaaaatttaaattgagttattaaaataaactcaattaacgtTTTTTaacgtgtccgtcaaataacgtaaagcagcgtcatgtcgcaaaaccaaaCTATAAAGCTTTTCTTgggaagattactttattatcacttaataaaccgagtttatgcaaagtgaccacgccaatacatatttgcatgaataattgatgaaattactgtagaaatgatggggatagacacttttctatcgtccccacgatatttgtCGTCATATAGCACAGCACTAATAGTGATATTTAAACATTACCTCCAGATTTCTCCAGAAATTATTGATCCAGCATGATGTATTGATGATGTGACCGAAACTccactctagcaagactctcatgaTTGTATCCCGACATTGGAAATTGAAACATGGCATAAGGAATATACACCAAGCCTTTATGTTTTTGTGGCTGTGTTCTTTGCTGTTACATGTTGAAGAACAGCTCAGCGTTCTGTTTTGCAGTGGAGATTTTGCTGGCAGGCCTGGCTGTGAAATGCAAATGTAATTCCTTATCTCATAATTCAGTCAGCCTCTCATCAGCTGTGGAGTCCAGAGGGTTCAGCTGCTGAAGGCGCAGCTCCTCAGAAATGTGAAGTCTGAACCTTCTACTAAGATAAGACTGGTCCTGTTCTTCTGTACGCTTCTGGAGAACGCTTCTGTTAAACCTTTCTGGGGTGGCCATGTGACGAGCTGGGGTCTTTGAAATGGAGATTTGTGCTTGAAAGAAGAAACTGAGCTTTCTTTAAGAGGATTCTGGAAACACGTCTCTCACCTTTTAATATAAAGGTATCTTGCTTGTTCTCTTATCGTTCCAGACAGCCAGGGAGGAACAGTGTCACCACAGGGATTTATTTTTTGCTCCACTGCGTGCCTGATGCAGTTTATCATCAGTACTgtggtgcttgtgtgtgtgtgtgtgtgtgtgtgtgtgtgtgtgtacatttgtgtCTGCTCTTTCTGCTTGTGTATGATTAGATCAGaccttgagctttttttttttataatataaaccATTTAAAAGCTTGCACTTTTTAGGTGAAGCCTTTTTAAAAGTAGGCTCATCGTTAGCACAGGGTGGGTTCGTtttttgttgtaaatattgtCACGGTTGTCTTGTGAAACCACAGAC
Proteins encoded in this window:
- the si:ch73-345f18.3 gene encoding uncharacterized protein si:ch73-345f18.3 isoform X1, yielding MFCCCCPRSSTEEETEPLLRAPASAQTEPLLGAPGSARQHHLSQPNGSEQKHGEITARRVGVPDLDERFADVKVTFNKQYEDYKQMEDRRKTLLHRYRCSPGDSLSKCLKKIKDEHDTHHIQLQLKGYDFSLAVTPEDTVPDKLKRTQENVRELSQAAKAVVSVGTKLQELASWILKKEKTLIQQVTEAAPTHQEKQRLVGNLQENLREVSRAKEQSLQYRVEAEKLLNEAGLLSGVTP
- the si:ch73-345f18.3 gene encoding uncharacterized protein si:ch73-345f18.3 isoform X2 yields the protein MFCCCCPRSSTEEETEPLLGAPGSARQHHLSQPNGSEQKHGEITARRVGVPDLDERFADVKVTFNKQYEDYKQMEDRRKTLLHRYRCSPGDSLSKCLKKIKDEHDTHHIQLQLKGYDFSLAVTPEDTVPDKLKRTQENVRELSQAAKAVVSVGTKLQELASWILKKEKTLIQQVTEAAPTHQEKQRLVGNLQENLREVSRAKEQSLQYRVEAEKLLNEAGLLSGVTP